A window from Aureibacillus halotolerans encodes these proteins:
- the hfq gene encoding RNA chaperone Hfq, with protein MKQSINIQDQFLNQLRKDNMFVTVFLLNGFQLRGTIKGFDNFTVLIETDGKQQLIFKHAISTFAPQKPVQMDTSKTSDEA; from the coding sequence TTGAAGCAGAGCATTAATATCCAAGACCAGTTTTTAAACCAGCTTAGAAAAGACAATATGTTCGTTACTGTTTTTCTGCTAAACGGATTCCAGCTACGTGGAACCATTAAAGGCTTCGATAATTTCACGGTGCTAATTGAAACAGATGGGAAACAACAACTGATTTTCAAGCACGCTATTTCTACGTTTGCGCCTCAAAAGCCAGTGCAAATGGATACAAGCAAGACTTCAGACGAAGCATAA
- the miaA gene encoding tRNA (adenosine(37)-N6)-dimethylallyltransferase MiaA, whose product MEDKPLLVIVGPTAAGKTELGIQLANRLSGEIISGDSIQVYQGLNIGTAKASPAEREDTPHHLIDILPPDASYSVADFKDQALACIDGIHQQSKLPMIVGGTGLYIQSIVYPYEFTEKSGSAEVRLRLEKEGEMIGKEALHKRLADVDPKAAKSIHPNNVRRVIRALEVYETTSERPSDRISRQADAYRYNTFILGLTMDRQELYERINQRVDHMVEEGLFQEVEALFKSGYENCQSMQAIGYKEIVSYFRGDCTQEESIAQLKKNTRRFAKRQLTWFRNKMDVEWIDVTTSRSMSKIADEILPSIAGKLRF is encoded by the coding sequence ATGGAAGACAAACCACTGCTTGTCATTGTAGGGCCAACCGCTGCAGGAAAAACAGAACTTGGTATTCAGTTGGCGAATCGGTTGTCGGGGGAAATCATCTCTGGCGATTCGATTCAAGTGTATCAAGGCTTAAACATAGGCACAGCAAAAGCCTCTCCAGCTGAGCGAGAGGATACGCCACATCATTTGATTGACATATTACCACCTGATGCGTCTTATTCCGTTGCTGATTTTAAAGATCAGGCTTTGGCATGCATTGACGGAATTCATCAACAATCAAAACTTCCAATGATCGTAGGAGGAACGGGCCTTTACATACAATCGATCGTATATCCATATGAATTCACAGAAAAAAGTGGCTCCGCCGAGGTAAGGCTACGTCTCGAAAAAGAGGGTGAAATGATCGGCAAAGAGGCTCTTCATAAACGGTTGGCAGATGTGGATCCAAAAGCTGCGAAAAGCATTCATCCGAACAATGTTCGTCGTGTCATTAGAGCACTCGAGGTGTATGAAACGACGAGCGAAAGGCCTTCTGATCGTATTTCCCGACAAGCGGACGCCTATCGGTACAATACCTTTATCCTGGGGCTTACAATGGATCGGCAGGAGCTCTATGAACGCATTAATCAGAGGGTTGACCACATGGTAGAAGAGGGTCTGTTTCAAGAGGTGGAGGCCCTGTTTAAAAGCGGCTATGAGAATTGTCAATCCATGCAAGCCATTGGCTATAAAGAAATTGTAAGCTATTTTAGAGGCGACTGCACACAAGAAGAAAGCATTGCACAACTTAAAAAAAATACACGGCGTTTTGCAAAACGTCAGCTCACTTGGTTTCGAAATAAAATGGATGTGGAATGGATAGATGTGACCACTTCTAGGTCAATGTCTAAAATCGCTGACGAAATTTTGCCTTCGATAGCAGGAAAGCTGCGTTTTTAA
- the mutL gene encoding DNA mismatch repair endonuclease MutL: MGLIRQMNHQLSDKIAAGEVVERPASVVKELLENAVDAKATKVDVHVEEAGLGMIRVIDNGVGMDEEDALLAFKRHATSKLQDEHDLFRIRTLGFRGEALPSIASVSHMVLSTSTGEGPGTEVHMTGGSIVEAKKSHSRQGTDVRVSSLFFNTPARLKYVRSLHTELGHITEAVNRVAVACPHIQFSLVHEGKELLKTSGNGRYDQVLGHLYGMDVAKALVPVEAETSNFVLSGFAAKPTITRASRHYFSLVLNQRYVKNIPLFQAVMQGYKTLLPIGRYPVGVLSIEMDPMLMDANVHPSKLEVRLSMEKELCALVTEALEKSLRKSPLTPEATRPKAHKTTSIQESIRLDTPPANYRKPSLPQSPTQQEASSHNAENSPSAPAVEREEEQRHASESFEHTELAESMSPYVSAEPYEMPELEVVGQHHGTYILAQSVEGLFIIDQHAAQERIKYEFYKQKLGEHTHELQDLALPLTMTFRQHDYLALLEHKDLLLNLGLAVEDFGEGSLLLRSHPVWFPHGKEEEAAQDVIQKVLDTPSVTLEEIREEAAILMSCKKSIKANMYLRKEDMQTLVNDLRKAKDPYTCPHGRPVIVKFSEYELKKMFKRVM, translated from the coding sequence ATGGGTCTCATTCGGCAAATGAATCATCAGCTATCCGATAAAATTGCCGCAGGAGAAGTCGTTGAGCGACCAGCCTCTGTTGTGAAGGAATTGCTTGAAAATGCAGTGGATGCCAAAGCGACGAAGGTAGATGTGCATGTGGAGGAAGCAGGCTTGGGCATGATCCGTGTTATTGACAATGGGGTCGGCATGGACGAGGAAGACGCATTGCTCGCTTTTAAGCGACATGCGACGAGCAAGCTGCAAGATGAGCACGACTTGTTTCGTATCCGTACCCTTGGGTTCAGGGGAGAAGCGCTTCCGAGCATTGCCTCTGTCAGTCATATGGTGCTGTCGACGTCTACGGGCGAAGGACCAGGAACTGAAGTGCATATGACAGGCGGCAGCATCGTCGAAGCAAAAAAATCACATAGCCGCCAAGGGACAGATGTCCGCGTTTCTTCGCTTTTCTTTAACACGCCAGCTCGACTAAAATACGTTCGTAGCTTGCACACAGAGCTTGGCCATATTACGGAGGCAGTGAATCGCGTGGCTGTCGCATGTCCACACATTCAGTTTTCTCTCGTTCATGAAGGAAAAGAACTGCTAAAGACGAGTGGCAATGGTCGATATGACCAAGTGCTTGGTCATCTATACGGAATGGATGTTGCTAAAGCCCTTGTACCTGTGGAAGCTGAGACTTCTAACTTTGTGCTTTCTGGGTTTGCGGCCAAGCCCACTATCACTCGGGCGTCGAGGCACTATTTCTCTCTCGTCCTCAATCAACGTTATGTCAAAAATATTCCGTTGTTTCAAGCGGTGATGCAAGGGTATAAAACGTTGTTACCAATAGGGCGCTACCCTGTTGGTGTTCTTTCTATTGAGATGGACCCGATGCTCATGGACGCCAATGTGCATCCGTCAAAACTCGAGGTACGACTAAGTATGGAAAAGGAGCTTTGTGCGTTGGTGACCGAAGCGCTTGAAAAAAGCCTTCGTAAAAGCCCGCTCACCCCCGAAGCAACTAGGCCAAAGGCTCACAAAACGACATCCATTCAAGAATCGATACGGCTTGATACTCCTCCAGCCAATTACCGAAAGCCCTCTCTGCCTCAGAGCCCTACGCAGCAGGAGGCATCGTCTCATAACGCAGAGAACAGCCCATCTGCGCCAGCTGTTGAAAGAGAGGAAGAGCAACGACACGCATCCGAGTCTTTTGAGCATACCGAGCTTGCGGAATCTATGTCTCCCTATGTGTCTGCGGAGCCTTATGAGATGCCTGAATTAGAAGTAGTAGGACAGCATCATGGCACGTATATCCTTGCCCAAAGCGTGGAGGGGCTGTTTATTATAGATCAACACGCAGCTCAGGAGCGTATAAAATATGAGTTTTACAAGCAAAAACTCGGCGAGCACACGCATGAGCTTCAAGATCTAGCTCTTCCACTGACGATGACGTTTCGGCAGCATGACTACCTTGCGCTCTTAGAACATAAAGATTTATTATTAAACCTAGGATTAGCCGTCGAGGATTTTGGTGAAGGCAGCCTTCTTCTCCGCAGTCATCCAGTATGGTTTCCGCACGGAAAAGAAGAAGAGGCTGCGCAAGACGTCATTCAAAAAGTACTTGATACACCGAGCGTAACGTTAGAAGAGATTCGCGAAGAAGCAGCGATTCTTATGTCTTGCAAGAAGTCTATAAAGGCGAACATGTACTTGCGGAAAGAGGACATGCAAACATTGGTGAACGACCTCCGTAAGGCGAAGGATCCGTATACATGCCCGCATGGACGACCTGTGATTGTTAAATTTAGTGAGTACGAACTCAAAAAAATGTTCAAACGTGTGATGTGA